One window of the Lactobacillus sp. PV034 genome contains the following:
- a CDS encoding glycosyltransferase family 4 protein, producing MIRINMFSEADSVKGQGVGSAYNELMRLMRKDLVDDFYVTVNRYGKSDLTHYHTINPTYFANSFSPSRGRKIGYVHFLPETLEGSIKLPGFAKNVFYKYVVDFYDRMDQIVVVNPMFIEKLANHGIDSQKVKYIPNFVSKEEFYEQTQEEKNAFRNKLGIPLDKFIVFGDGQVQERKGVADFAKLAQANPDIQFIWAGGFSFGMITDGYDRLKELVKNPPKNLIFTGIVERQELVNYLNIADLFLLPSYDELFPMSVLEAFSTHTPVLLRDLELYKAIIDGYYAQGKGFTELNAQIKNFVKHPELLAKYKLLSQKASEQYSEENLAKIWREFYLSQYEIGKKVGQIK from the coding sequence ATGATTAGAATAAATATGTTTTCCGAAGCTGATTCAGTAAAGGGTCAGGGAGTAGGATCAGCCTATAATGAATTAATGCGGTTAATGAGAAAAGACTTAGTTGATGATTTTTATGTAACAGTGAATAGATATGGGAAAAGTGATTTAACCCATTATCATACAATCAATCCAACATATTTTGCTAATAGCTTTTCGCCAAGTCGGGGAAGAAAAATTGGATATGTACATTTTTTACCAGAGACTTTAGAAGGTTCAATAAAATTGCCAGGGTTTGCTAAAAATGTATTTTATAAATATGTAGTAGATTTTTATGATCGGATGGATCAAATAGTAGTAGTAAATCCAATGTTTATTGAAAAATTGGCAAATCACGGAATTGATTCTCAAAAAGTTAAATATATTCCAAATTTTGTTTCAAAAGAAGAATTTTATGAACAGACGCAGGAAGAAAAAAATGCTTTTAGAAATAAACTAGGGATTCCATTAGATAAATTCATTGTATTTGGAGATGGTCAAGTACAAGAGCGTAAGGGAGTTGCAGATTTTGCTAAGCTTGCTCAAGCAAATCCTGATATTCAATTTATCTGGGCAGGGGGCTTTTCATTTGGTATGATCACTGATGGATATGACCGTTTAAAGGAATTAGTAAAGAATCCTCCAAAAAACTTAATTTTTACTGGGATAGTTGAACGTCAGGAGTTAGTAAATTACTTAAATATAGCTGATCTCTTTTTGTTACCCTCATATGATGAATTATTTCCAATGTCTGTACTCGAAGCTTTTTCAACCCATACTCCTGTTTTGCTTCGTGATTTAGAATTATATAAAGCAATAATTGATGGTTATTATGCGCAAGGAAAGGGCTTTACAGAACTAAATGCTCAAATTAAAAATTTCGTTAAACATCCGGAATTATTAGCTAAATATAAATTACTTTCTCAAAAGGCCAGTGAGCAATATTCAGAAGAGAATCTAGCAAAAATTTGGCGAGAATTTTATCTGTCTCAATATGAAATCGGAAAAAAAGTAGGACAAATTAAATAA
- a CDS encoding glycosyltransferase family 4 protein: MNIGLFTDTYFPQISGVATSIQTLKNALEARGHSVFIFTTTDPHLPKGSVEPNVFRVASVPFVSFTDRRIAFRGVFQATKIAKEVKLDVVHTQTEFSMGMIGKYVAKSLNIPAIHTYHTNYEDYLHYVLNGHLLKPYHVKQFVKAYLHSMQGVIAPSEQTRKTLKGYGVKTPMRIISTGVDLHSINENPKRDVRQDLGLTDRDLVLLTLSRVAPEKKIDHLIQSLPRILKEVPNVKLVIAGDGPAMEDLQDLTHNLNLEDKVIFSGNVEHSDVGNYYRMADLFVSASDTETQGLTYIEALAAGTPCVVFSTDYTQDIFSEPELGRIFKSQAEMERDIIELLRKKQFTISKNILHKTLDKVTASSFGENVEKFYLDAITELKANEVKND; this comes from the coding sequence ATGAATATTGGTCTTTTCACAGATACTTACTTTCCACAAATTTCAGGAGTAGCTACTTCAATTCAAACTTTAAAGAATGCTTTAGAAGCACGTGGTCATTCAGTATTTATATTTACAACTACAGATCCTCATTTACCAAAGGGGTCTGTTGAGCCTAATGTTTTTAGAGTAGCTAGTGTACCTTTTGTCTCTTTTACTGATAGAAGAATCGCGTTTAGAGGTGTTTTCCAGGCAACTAAGATTGCTAAGGAAGTTAAACTTGATGTAGTGCATACTCAAACAGAATTCTCAATGGGAATGATCGGAAAATATGTAGCAAAATCTCTTAATATTCCAGCTATTCATACTTACCACACCAATTATGAAGATTATTTACACTATGTTTTAAATGGCCATTTGTTAAAGCCATATCATGTAAAACAATTTGTTAAAGCTTATTTGCACAGTATGCAAGGTGTAATTGCACCAAGTGAGCAAACGAGAAAAACTTTAAAAGGTTATGGTGTAAAAACTCCAATGAGAATAATTTCAACTGGAGTAGATTTGCATAGCATTAATGAAAATCCAAAAAGAGATGTTAGACAAGATCTAGGATTAACAGATCGAGATTTGGTTTTATTAACTCTTAGCCGTGTTGCGCCAGAGAAGAAGATTGATCATTTGATTCAAAGTTTACCTCGAATTTTAAAAGAGGTTCCTAATGTAAAATTAGTTATTGCTGGTGATGGTCCAGCGATGGAAGATTTACAAGACCTAACCCATAACTTAAATCTTGAAGATAAAGTAATTTTTTCTGGAAATGTGGAACACAGTGATGTGGGGAATTACTATCGTATGGCAGATTTATTTGTTTCAGCTAGCGATACAGAAACGCAGGGATTGACATATATTGAAGCACTCGCTGCAGGTACACCTTGTGTTGTATTTTCAACGGATTATACTCAAGATATTTTTAGTGAACCAGAACTAGGAAGAATTTTTAAATCTCAAGCTGAAATGGAAAGAGATATTATTGAACTTCTACGTAAAAAGCAATTTACTATTTCTAAAAATATTTTGCATAAAACTTTAGATAAAGTTACGGCTAGTTCATTTGGAGAAAATGTTGAAAAATTTTATTTAGATGCAATTACAGAACTAAAAGCAAATGAGGTAAAAAATGATTAG
- a CDS encoding LTA synthase family protein, translated as MAHLKSLYNWLFKTKLGFFSFVVVLFWIKTYLIYKTKFNLGVVGPMQEFLLLFNPIPAALLLIGIGLFFKGRKSYWIMVLIDFLLSLWLFSNILYYREFSDFLSMSIIKTSGSTSDNLGKSIVGITHATDFLCFLDVLIIIFLIAFKVFKIDVKRLKFRIPILIEVIAVSLLGLNLTMAQSDRSGLLTRTFDNNYIVKYLGMNAFAVYDGMKTAQTEAIMAKANHNDLKAVQNYIKKNYIAPNPAYYGVAKNKNVLVIHLESFQQFLIDYKYKGKEVTPNLNKLYHENDTISFDNFFNQVGQGKTSDAEMMIENSLFGLQSGSAMSSYGTSNTFQATPAILGQQAGYTSAVMHGGAGSFWNRDNAYKSFGYDYFMPLSYYSNKKGYYNGYGIKDKLFFDQSVKYIEHLPQPFYLKMITVTNHYPYDLDKEDTTIGKTKTGDQTVDGYIQTAHYLDEAIGELMDYLQKTGLEKNTLIMLYGDHYGISGNHHKASAELLDKTSFNDFDNLQFQRVPLMFHMPGLKGGINHTYGGEIDVRPTLFNLLGINDKNYIQFGHSLLAKNAPQIVAQRNGDFITPKYSRVDGSYFYTATGKKISHPNKATREQLASISNTVTSELSLSDRVITGDLLRFYTPQDFKPVKKKQYSYKESKALRKLKKEERKKKNSLYYQNGKKSTRDEFKTDAPELKR; from the coding sequence ATGGCTCACCTTAAATCCTTGTATAACTGGCTTTTTAAAACTAAATTAGGATTTTTTAGTTTTGTTGTTGTACTTTTTTGGATCAAGACATATTTAATTTATAAAACAAAATTTAATCTTGGCGTTGTTGGACCAATGCAAGAATTTTTACTTTTGTTTAATCCAATACCAGCAGCCCTTTTACTAATTGGTATTGGTTTATTCTTTAAAGGAAGAAAATCATATTGGATAATGGTCCTAATTGATTTCTTATTATCTCTATGGCTATTTTCAAACATTCTGTACTATCGTGAATTCTCAGACTTTTTGTCAATGTCAATTATCAAAACATCTGGTTCAACGTCTGATAATTTAGGAAAGAGTATCGTTGGAATAACTCATGCGACAGATTTTTTATGTTTTCTTGATGTCTTAATTATTATTTTTTTAATTGCATTTAAAGTATTTAAGATTGATGTAAAGCGTTTAAAATTCAGAATTCCTATCCTAATAGAAGTAATTGCCGTGAGTTTATTAGGACTGAATTTGACAATGGCTCAATCAGATAGGTCAGGACTTTTGACTAGAACCTTTGATAATAATTATATTGTTAAGTATCTGGGGATGAATGCTTTCGCAGTCTATGACGGAATGAAGACTGCACAAACTGAGGCAATTATGGCCAAAGCTAATCATAATGATTTAAAAGCTGTCCAAAATTATATTAAGAAAAATTATATTGCCCCAAATCCGGCTTATTATGGTGTGGCCAAGAATAAGAATGTTCTAGTTATTCACCTTGAAAGTTTTCAACAGTTTTTAATTGATTATAAGTATAAGGGAAAAGAAGTAACTCCTAATTTGAATAAACTGTATCACGAAAACGATACAATTAGTTTTGATAATTTCTTTAATCAAGTAGGACAAGGTAAGACATCTGATGCAGAAATGATGATTGAAAATTCGTTGTTTGGTTTGCAATCAGGGTCTGCAATGTCGAGCTATGGAACTTCAAATACTTTCCAGGCAACGCCGGCTATCTTGGGACAACAAGCAGGCTATACAAGTGCAGTGATGCATGGAGGTGCTGGCTCATTTTGGAATAGAGACAACGCTTATAAATCTTTTGGCTATGACTATTTTATGCCGTTAAGTTACTATAGCAATAAAAAGGGTTACTATAATGGCTATGGAATTAAAGATAAGCTTTTCTTTGATCAATCTGTTAAATATATTGAGCATTTACCTCAACCATTTTATTTAAAAATGATTACTGTTACTAATCATTATCCTTATGACTTAGATAAAGAAGATACAACAATTGGTAAAACAAAAACTGGGGATCAAACGGTAGATGGTTATATTCAAACTGCCCATTATCTTGATGAGGCAATTGGGGAATTAATGGATTATCTTCAAAAGACAGGTTTAGAGAAAAATACTCTAATTATGTTGTATGGAGACCATTATGGTATTTCAGGAAATCACCATAAGGCAAGTGCGGAACTATTAGATAAAACTAGCTTTAATGATTTTGACAATTTACAATTCCAAAGAGTACCACTTATGTTCCATATGCCTGGATTAAAGGGTGGCATCAATCATACTTATGGTGGAGAGATCGATGTAAGACCAACCCTATTTAATCTATTGGGAATAAATGATAAGAATTACATTCAATTTGGCCATAGTTTGCTTGCAAAAAATGCTCCCCAGATTGTTGCTCAAAGAAATGGGGATTTTATTACTCCAAAATATAGTCGTGTTGATGGAAGCTACTTCTATACAGCAACGGGCAAAAAAATATCTCATCCGAATAAAGCTACTAGAGAACAATTAGCTTCAATTTCAAATACTGTTACAAGTGAACTTTCATTGTCAGATAGAGTAATAACGGGAGATTTATTAAGATTTTATACTCCTCAAGATTTTAAACCAGTTAAAAAGAAACAATATTCATATAAAGAGAGTAAAGCGTTAAGAAAGCTAAAAAAAGAAGAGCGGAAAAAGAAAAATAGCCTTTACTATCAAAATGGTAAGAAATCAACAAGAGATGAGTTTAAAACTGATGCGCCAGAATTAAAAAGATAA
- a CDS encoding lysylphosphatidylglycerol synthase transmembrane domain-containing protein: MNKKHLLGVLIVLSISGAVIFHELKTTNIAQLISAAKNINFFFFGLVLLVMLISYVFEASIIAVLEHQKNEPKRSKWSFFRIPLIQALFNAITPMSTGGQPSQLIAMIQMGIEGGRATSILLMKFIIYQICVFFAYVSTIIFGFHLVIQKFKGLALFILIGFIIHISSIIFLLAIMFAYSWTKKATLWIMNLLEKIFKKSTVAKWRKSTMEQIDSFYKEGQNLKREKFKLIGATGLTIGQLLCFYSIPYLILLALNVSTSWVNVTQMNIMIIMFMAIIPIPGASGGAEFSFQTLFSTFVSSNIILVLGMFLWRFTTYFFGMILGIFGWIFKPKKVKA, from the coding sequence ATGAATAAAAAACATTTACTGGGTGTACTGATAGTTTTAAGTATTAGTGGAGCAGTAATTTTTCATGAGTTAAAGACAACTAATATAGCTCAATTAATTTCAGCAGCTAAGAATATAAATTTTTTCTTTTTTGGTTTAGTATTACTTGTAATGCTAATTTCCTATGTTTTTGAAGCAAGCATTATTGCTGTGTTGGAACATCAGAAAAATGAGCCTAAACGGTCAAAGTGGTCATTTTTTAGAATTCCCTTAATTCAAGCTTTATTTAATGCAATTACACCAATGTCTACTGGTGGACAACCGTCTCAATTGATTGCAATGATTCAAATGGGAATTGAAGGTGGACGTGCAACATCGATTTTATTGATGAAGTTTATCATTTATCAAATTTGTGTATTTTTCGCCTATGTTTCTACTATTATCTTTGGTTTTCACTTAGTTATTCAGAAATTTAAGGGGTTAGCTCTCTTTATCTTAATTGGTTTTATTATTCATATTTCCTCTATTATTTTTCTTCTTGCTATCATGTTTGCTTATTCCTGGACAAAAAAAGCAACCCTGTGGATTATGAATTTGTTAGAAAAAATCTTTAAGAAATCTACTGTTGCTAAGTGGCGAAAAAGCACCATGGAACAAATAGATTCCTTTTATAAGGAGGGACAAAATTTAAAAAGGGAGAAATTCAAGCTTATTGGTGCCACAGGGTTAACAATTGGCCAACTTTTATGCTTTTATTCAATTCCGTATCTAATCTTGTTAGCTTTAAATGTGTCTACTTCTTGGGTTAATGTAACACAAATGAATATTATGATTATTATGTTTATGGCAATCATTCCAATTCCTGGGGCTTCTGGTGGAGCTGAATTTAGTTTTCAAACTTTATTTTCTACCTTTGTAAGTTCAAATATTATTTTAGTTTTAGGAATGTTTTTGTGGCGGTTTACTACATACTTCTTTGGCATGATTTTAGGAATCTTTGGCTGGATATTTAAACCAAAGAAGGTTAAAGCATAA